The Vibrio rhizosphaerae genome includes a region encoding these proteins:
- a CDS encoding YrhK family protein, whose amino-acid sequence MNQTQTKLDINIGSEHLVIRQRYEALSAFNDLLIAIWFLIGSFFFLNNSLVESGTWLFIVGSAQLLIKPFIKLTSLVHLYRIQNRCND is encoded by the coding sequence ATTAATCAAACACAGACCAAACTGGACATCAATATCGGTAGTGAACATCTGGTTATCCGGCAACGTTATGAAGCACTGAGTGCCTTCAATGATCTGCTCATTGCGATCTGGTTTCTGATCGGTAGCTTCTTTTTCTTAAACAATTCGTTGGTTGAGAGCGGGACTTGGCTATTTATCGTCGGCAGTGCTCAACTCCTGATTAAACCCTTCATCAAACTCACCAGTCTGGTTCATCTTTATCGGATCCAAAATCGCTGCAACGATTGA
- a CDS encoding FAD-binding and (Fe-S)-binding domain-containing protein has protein sequence MQRQSSSNPSLELSAPYQHLVTRLSARLDPECIITQPEQRLAYGTDASFYRLIPQVVLRLKNIDEVIFTLRVCHELDIHLTFRAAGTSLSGQAVSDSVLLTLTDDWRNYQIADQGRKISLQPGVIGADANRYLAPYQRKIGPDPASINACKIGGIAANNASGMCCGTAQNSYQTVADIHIILANGSELNTADPASIQAFKQHNPTLIDGIQTLCEQTRANRQLTDLIRHKYRLKNTTGYALNALIDYTDPIDVIKHLMIGSEGTLGFIAEITYHTVAEHPFKASALLVFSDIDQASQAVTTLKQTPVAAVEMMDGRSLRAIADKPGMPGFIATLDEHATALLIESHAHNDLQLTTQCEQIMQQLATYSILESVPFTTDQQTVTTLWGIRKGLFPAVGAVRETGTTVIIEDVAFPVEHLAGGVRDLQMLFHKHHYHEAIIFGHALEGNLHFVFTQGFEAPEEIERYRAFMDDVAQLVAVKYGGSLKAEHGTGRNMAPYVELEWGEAGYALMQHIKTLFDPHGRLNPGVILNSDPQAHVQHLKPMPPANPLVDHCIECGFCEAVCPSRTLTLTPRQRIVLYRELQHRRTPEDHADVQALEQAFEYQGIDTCAATGLCATRCPVGINTGDLVKQLRTEKYRRYDAIARWTANHFATTTQLARTGLKLNASTTRLLGAKRMQHWNQRLRHHIKIPQWLPEIPTPNHDRDVLTKHRECNAQKKVVYFPSCASRAMGVTPQGQDQRSLTEVTRRLLDKAGFAVIIPDHLNEQCCGMPYDSKGMTSNAQYKAQQLEQTLLDASKQGRYPVLIDTSPCVQRLKTELSSDIQIYEPAEFVSRYLLESLTITPTEETILLHITCSARKMGLENVMLKLARACAREVIVPEHIQCCGWAGDKGFTTPELNQAALQPLKNQIPPECKRGFSHSLTCEIGLSHHSGIPYQSILYLVDEVSAQSNA, from the coding sequence ATGCAACGTCAGTCTTCATCGAATCCGTCTTTAGAACTATCAGCACCATACCAACACCTGGTCACCCGCTTATCAGCCCGGCTCGATCCTGAATGTATTATCACGCAACCGGAACAACGGTTAGCTTACGGCACGGATGCCAGTTTTTACCGCCTGATTCCGCAAGTGGTGTTACGATTGAAAAATATCGATGAGGTCATTTTTACGTTGCGCGTTTGTCATGAACTCGATATTCACCTGACCTTCCGGGCCGCCGGCACCAGCCTGTCCGGTCAGGCAGTCTCCGATTCAGTCTTACTCACCCTGACCGACGACTGGCGCAACTATCAGATTGCAGATCAGGGCCGAAAAATCAGCTTACAGCCCGGAGTAATCGGGGCGGATGCCAATCGTTATCTGGCACCCTATCAACGCAAAATCGGACCGGATCCCGCCTCCATCAACGCATGTAAAATCGGGGGAATCGCGGCCAACAATGCCAGCGGGATGTGCTGTGGAACAGCACAGAACTCATATCAGACCGTTGCAGACATCCACATTATTCTGGCCAACGGAAGTGAACTCAATACCGCCGATCCGGCGAGCATTCAGGCATTCAAACAACACAACCCCACGTTGATCGACGGAATTCAAACGCTCTGCGAGCAAACACGAGCGAACCGGCAACTGACGGATTTGATTCGGCATAAATACCGCCTGAAAAACACCACCGGCTATGCCCTCAATGCCTTGATTGACTACACCGATCCAATAGACGTGATTAAACATTTGATGATTGGCTCTGAGGGCACGTTAGGATTTATTGCCGAAATCACCTACCACACCGTGGCAGAACATCCGTTTAAAGCATCAGCACTGCTGGTCTTTTCTGACATAGACCAAGCCAGTCAGGCTGTCACCACACTCAAACAGACCCCGGTAGCAGCCGTGGAAATGATGGATGGGCGTTCACTGCGGGCCATTGCCGACAAACCGGGTATGCCGGGTTTTATTGCGACACTGGATGAACACGCAACGGCGTTGCTGATTGAGTCTCATGCTCACAATGATTTGCAACTCACAACGCAATGTGAGCAGATCATGCAGCAACTCGCGACTTATTCAATTCTGGAGTCCGTCCCATTTACCACGGATCAGCAAACGGTGACCACACTCTGGGGAATCCGTAAAGGCCTGTTCCCGGCGGTAGGCGCGGTCCGTGAAACCGGAACAACGGTCATTATTGAAGATGTAGCCTTTCCGGTTGAACATCTGGCAGGCGGTGTGCGTGACTTGCAAATGCTGTTTCACAAACATCACTACCATGAGGCGATTATTTTCGGTCATGCGCTGGAGGGCAATTTACACTTTGTCTTTACCCAAGGCTTTGAAGCGCCGGAGGAAATCGAACGGTATCGTGCATTTATGGATGATGTCGCGCAACTGGTCGCGGTCAAATATGGCGGCTCGCTGAAAGCAGAACACGGCACAGGCAGAAACATGGCCCCCTATGTTGAACTGGAGTGGGGGGAAGCAGGCTATGCACTGATGCAACACATTAAAACGCTGTTTGACCCGCATGGCAGACTCAACCCCGGAGTAATTCTCAATTCAGACCCACAAGCGCATGTTCAACATCTCAAACCCATGCCACCAGCCAACCCACTGGTTGATCACTGTATTGAATGTGGCTTTTGCGAAGCGGTATGTCCCTCCCGCACCCTGACCCTCACCCCGCGCCAACGGATTGTATTGTATCGGGAATTACAACATCGTCGAACCCCTGAAGACCATGCAGATGTTCAGGCGTTAGAACAAGCCTTTGAATATCAGGGCATCGATACTTGTGCGGCAACAGGCTTGTGTGCCACGCGCTGCCCGGTCGGGATTAATACCGGTGATTTAGTGAAACAGCTGAGAACCGAGAAATATCGGCGCTATGATGCAATTGCCCGCTGGACCGCGAACCATTTCGCCACCACAACGCAACTTGCCAGAACCGGACTCAAACTCAATGCATCAACAACACGTCTGCTCGGTGCAAAGCGGATGCAACACTGGAATCAGCGCTTACGTCACCATATAAAGATACCGCAGTGGTTGCCAGAAATCCCGACACCAAACCATGATCGTGACGTGCTGACAAAACATCGCGAGTGCAACGCCCAGAAGAAAGTCGTCTATTTTCCTTCCTGCGCGAGCCGGGCAATGGGGGTCACACCACAAGGTCAAGATCAGCGCTCGCTCACCGAAGTCACACGCCGACTTCTGGATAAAGCAGGATTTGCAGTCATTATTCCTGACCATTTAAACGAACAGTGCTGTGGCATGCCTTATGACAGCAAAGGGATGACATCAAACGCACAATACAAGGCACAACAGTTAGAGCAAACCTTACTCGACGCCTCTAAGCAGGGCCGTTATCCAGTTCTGATCGATACCAGCCCGTGTGTGCAACGGCTGAAAACGGAATTGAGTTCCGACATACAAATTTATGAACCCGCAGAATTTGTCAGCCGCTACCTGTTAGAATCGCTGACCATAACCCCGACGGAAGAAACGATTCTGCTGCACATTACCTGTAGTGCACGCAAAATGGGCTTAGAAAATGTGATGTTAAAACTGGCACGAGCCTGTGCCCGTGAAGTGATCGTCCCCGAGCATATTCAGTGTTGCGGCTGGGCCGGAGATAAAGGTTTCACCACACCAGAGTTGAATCAGGCAGCGTTACAACCACTGAAAAATCAGATTCCACCGGAGTGTAAACGCGGTTTCAGTCATAGCCTGACCTGTGAAATTGGTCTTTCACACCACAGCGGCATTCCTTATCAATCGATTTTATATCTGGTGGATGAAGTATCCGCTCAGAGCAACGCTTGA